Proteins encoded together in one Candidatus Xianfuyuplasma coldseepsis window:
- a CDS encoding ammonium transporter — protein MDYGVAIDTMWVLVATALVFFMQAGFAMVETGFTRAKNAGNIIMKNMMDFAVGSVIYFVFGFSIMFGDSIGGLFGEIHLFSNDLYEHLGLTIPQHAFMIFQTVFAATAATIVSGAMAERTKFASYLVFSFVITLVIYPVVGHWVWGGGWLSELGFHDFAGSTVVHSVGGWAALMGAFILGPRIGKYNQDGSSNKLNGHSLTLGALGVFILWFGWFGFNPGSTLSGQDVEAIALIFMTTNLAAAAGAISAMFITWVKDGKPDVGMTLNGALGGLVAITAGTDAVSTVGALGIGLIAGIVIVYGSELVERTLHVDDPVGAVAVHGLCGATGTLLVGVFATEGGLLASGSFALLGVQALGVVAVAGWTLSTSFILFKTIDIVLGLRVSKEEELTGLDLLEHGLESSYPDFEYKKDIVTE, from the coding sequence TTATGGAGTTGCAATAGATACCATGTGGGTATTGGTTGCTACAGCGCTTGTGTTCTTTATGCAAGCAGGTTTCGCGATGGTGGAAACGGGATTTACCCGGGCAAAGAATGCTGGTAATATCATCATGAAAAATATGATGGATTTCGCAGTGGGATCCGTTATCTATTTTGTTTTTGGATTTAGTATTATGTTTGGTGATAGCATCGGTGGACTGTTTGGTGAAATCCATTTGTTCTCAAATGACTTGTATGAACATCTTGGATTAACCATTCCCCAACATGCCTTTATGATTTTCCAAACGGTATTTGCTGCGACGGCCGCGACGATTGTATCCGGTGCAATGGCAGAACGGACGAAGTTTGCTTCGTATTTGGTATTTAGTTTTGTCATTACCCTTGTTATTTATCCAGTTGTTGGACACTGGGTTTGGGGTGGTGGCTGGTTGAGTGAGTTAGGATTTCATGATTTTGCAGGATCCACCGTTGTTCACAGCGTCGGTGGTTGGGCTGCGTTAATGGGTGCCTTCATTTTAGGTCCCCGGATTGGTAAGTACAATCAAGATGGATCCTCGAACAAACTAAACGGACACAGCCTAACACTAGGTGCACTTGGTGTATTCATCTTGTGGTTTGGTTGGTTTGGATTTAATCCTGGATCCACATTAAGTGGCCAAGATGTCGAAGCAATCGCACTCATCTTTATGACAACCAATTTAGCTGCGGCAGCAGGTGCGATTTCGGCAATGTTTATAACGTGGGTTAAAGATGGTAAACCCGATGTCGGTATGACATTAAATGGTGCGCTTGGTGGTTTGGTTGCAATAACCGCAGGTACCGACGCCGTATCTACAGTAGGAGCGTTAGGAATTGGATTAATTGCCGGAATTGTTATTGTGTATGGATCGGAGCTTGTCGAACGTACATTACATGTTGATGACCCGGTTGGTGCCGTTGCCGTTCATGGATTATGTGGTGCAACAGGTACGCTACTTGTTGGTGTATTTGCGACAGAAGGTGGCTTGCTTGCCTCCGGAAGTTTTGCTCTTTTAGGAGTTCAAGCTCTCGGTGTTGTTGCTGTAGCTGGATGGACGTTATCAACATCGTTTATCCTATTTAAAACCATTGATATAGTCCTTGGTTTACGGGTGTCAAAAGAGGAAGAACTTACCGGTCTTGATTTGTTAGAACATGGATTAGAAAGTTCTTATCCCGACTTTGAATATAAAAAAGATATCGTTACAGAATAA